In one Staphylococcus lutrae genomic region, the following are encoded:
- a CDS encoding AI-2E family transporter, translating to MSEQPIKSKDNPKNLDIKESRFMKFFGGKDLIFALLVFILIGIVIFVFDRVSYIFQPIIIVFNTIAAPIIIALILYYLFNPIINLMERYNINRVWGITILFLGIAGIIAIAVNLLIPLVSVQFERLMANFPNYLNKITSFANNMMHVPILSDYYSQIEKAVVGLQEKIPTFANGLSTKLRVLAEAVVNVTVVIITVPFVLFFMLKDGHRFKEFINKIVPPKFRKDVHDLLDKMSEQVGSYIQGQIIVSFCIGFLLFIGYSIIGLDYALILASIAAVTSVVPYLGPTIAISPAIIISIITSPFMLIKLIIVWTAVQFIEGHFISPNIMGKTLKIHPLTIIFVLLSAGNLLGIVGVILGIPTYAILKVLVSHIFLLFKRRYNKYYADDSGPYDMSKDE from the coding sequence ATGTCCGAACAACCAATCAAATCAAAAGATAATCCAAAAAATCTTGATATTAAAGAAAGTCGTTTTATGAAATTTTTTGGTGGGAAAGATTTAATTTTTGCATTATTAGTCTTTATCTTAATAGGGATTGTTATTTTTGTATTCGATCGTGTATCCTACATTTTTCAACCTATTATTATTGTTTTTAATACGATTGCAGCGCCCATTATTATCGCTTTGATTTTATATTATTTATTCAACCCGATTATTAATTTAATGGAACGCTATAATATTAACCGCGTATGGGGAATTACAATTTTATTTTTAGGGATTGCGGGTATCATTGCCATTGCAGTCAATTTACTCATTCCGCTTGTGTCTGTTCAATTTGAACGTTTGATGGCAAACTTCCCAAATTATTTGAACAAGATTACTTCGTTTGCGAATAATATGATGCATGTCCCTATACTATCTGATTATTATTCACAAATTGAAAAAGCTGTTGTAGGTTTGCAAGAGAAGATACCTACATTTGCGAATGGTTTAAGTACAAAGTTGCGCGTGCTTGCGGAAGCCGTGGTGAATGTAACGGTCGTTATTATTACAGTACCGTTTGTATTGTTCTTCATGTTAAAAGATGGGCACCGATTTAAAGAATTTATCAATAAAATTGTACCGCCAAAGTTTCGTAAAGATGTCCACGACTTGTTAGATAAAATGAGTGAACAAGTGGGTTCATATATTCAAGGACAAATTATCGTGTCATTTTGTATCGGCTTTTTATTATTTATCGGGTACTCCATTATCGGTTTAGATTATGCGCTGATTTTAGCGAGTATTGCTGCAGTGACAAGTGTTGTTCCATATTTAGGACCAACTATTGCCATATCACCTGCAATTATTATTTCGATTATCACGTCACCATTTATGTTGATTAAATTAATTATTGTTTGGACCGCAGTTCAATTTATTGAAGGACATTTTATTTCACCAAATATTATGGGGAAAACACTCAAAATTCATCCTTTGACGATTATCTTTGTTTTATTAAGTGCGGGGAATTTACTTGGTATCGTCGGTGTGATTTTAGGGATACCGACTTATGCGATTTTAAAAGTTCTAGTATCGCACATTTTCTTATTATTTAAGCGTCGTTACAATAAGTATTACGCAGATGATTCTGGACCATATGACATGTCGAAAGATGAATAA
- the msrA gene encoding peptide-methionine (S)-S-oxide reductase MsrA, which translates to MNINTAYFAGGCFWCMTQPFDQNEGIERVVSGYMGGHVDHPTYEQVKSGETGHYETVKIEYDVALFSYQKLLEIFFSVIDPTDDGGQFQDRGPQYRTAIFYTNEDQRKVAEAYVASLEGTFNHEKAIATKILPATQFYEAEAYHQDFYKKQPERFAQQEAERLAYAQAHQIQ; encoded by the coding sequence ATGAATATCAATACAGCATATTTTGCGGGCGGTTGTTTTTGGTGTATGACTCAGCCATTCGATCAAAATGAAGGCATCGAAAGAGTAGTGTCAGGTTATATGGGGGGACATGTCGATCATCCCACATATGAACAAGTGAAATCGGGAGAAACAGGGCACTATGAAACAGTAAAAATCGAATATGATGTCGCCCTTTTTTCTTACCAAAAATTGTTAGAAATTTTCTTCTCTGTCATTGATCCCACAGATGACGGAGGACAATTCCAAGATCGTGGTCCACAATACCGCACGGCAATTTTCTATACTAATGAAGATCAACGTAAAGTAGCAGAAGCGTATGTTGCCTCGCTTGAAGGGACATTCAATCATGAGAAAGCGATTGCGACAAAAATCTTACCTGCGACACAATTCTATGAAGCAGAAGCCTACCATCAAGACTTTTATAAAAAGCAACCCGAACGATTTGCCCAACAAGAAGCAGAACGTCTCGCTTACGCTCAAGCACATCAAATCCAATAA
- the mprF gene encoding bifunctional lysylphosphatidylglycerol flippase/synthetase MprF — MAKHQVLKYFKIAFIIFLILTISIVLGRELAHINFKRVFLLFNRISRMEMISLFLLGGSSVILLSLYDVILTTRFKLKLSQFKALRVGYIINAFNNIIGFGGFIGATVRICFYSSYTSERKKLVKFISYMLTSMLTGLSFLSLLIVTHILDVSFLNKTSVWFTLFLYAVAFILPVFIVISWVWPVDRSARWLGSVFTVVSSVEWLFASIVLYCAFQLVGVHHVSFPVILSIFIVAAISGLLSFIPGGFGAFDLVVLLGFQQLGVAEEKVVLALLLYRFAYYFFPLFIALVLTVFEFGTVARKYVTESKYFLPAKELSGFLKSFQKDLVGLVPSLALSILVLMMSIILLLNNFSIIFDASKAKHHLIFTLLYIINVSASLILLLNLRGIIARSKRAILFAIVALVILLLSNLYVYGLVLLALVITLILAALIFAYRKSRVLKRPVRMKNILSMVVISFIILYFNQLIVKEFLQLLDVLPPKVDFFLLRSTFWLSIIGMTIIVVVLIYIFEWNYRRPRKLHDNQVASEILKAHGGHLLSHLLYSGDKQVFVNEQKTAFVMYRQDRSSFIVLGDPIGVTSDFHTLLTEFYEYATYLGGDVIFYQVSEDYLTLYHDFGNQFFKLGEEALIPVTDFTVAGKKRRGFRATLNKLESLGYQFEILETPLKPAVYERLEEISHEWLGKQQEFYFSVGRFTPSYVNAAPVAVLKNERGRIDAFCTLMPIEGSTTVSVDLIRWDKSLGLPFMDALYLNMILWAQENGYDRFNMGMATLSNVGQVPYGHLREKFAGRFYEHFNGLYSFQGLRQYKSKFNPDWESRYLIYHRGQSAWESLIKVTRVIRKK, encoded by the coding sequence ATGGCAAAACATCAAGTGTTGAAGTATTTTAAGATTGCCTTTATTATATTTTTAATTTTGACAATTTCCATTGTATTGGGGCGTGAATTAGCGCACATCAATTTTAAACGGGTCTTTTTATTGTTTAATCGGATTAGCCGAATGGAAATGATCAGCCTCTTCTTACTCGGAGGAAGTTCTGTCATTTTATTATCATTATATGATGTGATTTTGACGACCCGTTTTAAATTAAAGTTGTCTCAATTCAAAGCGTTACGCGTCGGCTACATTATCAATGCTTTTAATAATATTATTGGTTTTGGTGGCTTTATCGGTGCAACGGTCAGAATATGCTTTTACAGTAGTTATACGTCAGAACGTAAAAAACTTGTGAAATTTATTTCATATATGCTGACATCGATGTTGACGGGTTTAAGCTTTTTATCATTGTTAATCGTGACGCATATTTTAGACGTTAGTTTTTTAAATAAGACTTCCGTTTGGTTTACGCTATTTCTATATGCAGTCGCGTTTATACTACCAGTATTTATTGTCATTTCATGGGTATGGCCGGTCGATCGTTCAGCACGTTGGTTAGGCTCCGTGTTTACAGTCGTTTCGAGTGTGGAATGGTTGTTTGCGAGTATTGTGCTCTATTGTGCATTCCAACTTGTCGGTGTGCATCACGTGTCATTCCCGGTTATCCTCAGCATATTTATCGTGGCAGCCATTTCAGGACTCCTCTCATTTATCCCTGGTGGTTTTGGCGCATTTGACTTAGTGGTTTTATTAGGGTTTCAACAGTTAGGTGTTGCAGAGGAGAAAGTGGTTTTAGCGTTATTGTTATATCGTTTTGCTTATTACTTCTTCCCGTTATTTATTGCGCTCGTTTTAACTGTATTTGAGTTTGGAACAGTGGCTAGAAAATATGTGACAGAGTCTAAGTATTTTTTACCTGCCAAAGAATTATCTGGTTTCTTGAAATCATTTCAAAAAGACTTGGTGGGCTTAGTTCCTTCACTTGCTTTAAGTATTTTAGTGTTAATGATGAGCATTATTTTATTACTTAATAACTTTTCGATTATTTTTGATGCGTCTAAAGCAAAACATCATTTGATTTTCACTTTATTATATATTATTAATGTGAGTGCGAGTTTGATTCTATTGTTGAATTTACGCGGTATTATCGCAAGAAGTAAGCGTGCGATTTTATTTGCGATTGTCGCTCTGGTGATTTTATTACTTTCTAATCTTTACGTGTATGGATTGGTGTTATTAGCTTTAGTCATTACACTCATACTGGCAGCGTTGATTTTTGCTTATCGTAAATCGCGTGTGCTGAAACGGCCTGTACGAATGAAGAATATTTTGAGTATGGTCGTTATCAGTTTCATCATTTTATATTTTAACCAATTAATCGTCAAAGAGTTTTTGCAACTATTGGATGTATTACCACCTAAAGTCGACTTTTTCTTATTACGTTCGACTTTTTGGTTGTCGATTATTGGGATGACGATTATTGTTGTTGTGTTGATTTATATATTCGAATGGAATTATCGCCGGCCAAGAAAGTTGCATGATAATCAAGTGGCAAGTGAGATACTGAAAGCGCACGGCGGACATTTGTTGAGTCATCTGCTCTATAGCGGTGATAAACAAGTCTTTGTAAATGAACAAAAAACAGCTTTTGTGATGTATCGACAAGATCGTAGTTCTTTTATTGTACTGGGAGATCCTATCGGTGTAACATCTGATTTTCATACATTACTCACGGAATTTTACGAGTATGCGACTTACTTGGGTGGGGACGTCATATTCTACCAAGTTTCAGAAGATTATTTAACGTTATATCATGATTTCGGAAATCAATTCTTTAAACTGGGTGAAGAAGCGTTAATCCCTGTGACTGATTTTACGGTAGCTGGTAAAAAGCGTCGTGGTTTCCGTGCCACTTTAAATAAACTGGAATCTTTAGGATATCAGTTTGAAATTTTAGAAACACCACTCAAGCCAGCAGTATATGAGCGATTGGAAGAAATCAGTCATGAATGGTTAGGTAAACAACAGGAATTTTACTTTTCTGTTGGCCGCTTCACACCGTCTTATGTCAATGCAGCGCCTGTTGCAGTTTTAAAAAATGAGCGTGGCAGAATTGATGCTTTTTGTACATTGATGCCTATAGAAGGCTCAACAACCGTCTCAGTTGATTTAATACGTTGGGATAAGTCGTTAGGATTACCATTTATGGATGCACTGTACTTGAATATGATTTTATGGGCTCAAGAAAATGGCTATGACAGATTTAATATGGGAATGGCGACTTTGTCTAATGTCGGACAAGTGCCATATGGTCATTTGAGAGAGAAGTTTGCAGGACGCTTTTATGAACATTTCAATGGATTATATAGTTTCCAAGGTTTGCGTCAATATAAAAGTAAATTTAATCCAGATTGGGAGTCCCGCTATTTAATTTATCATCGAGGTCAAAGTGCATGGGAAAGTTTGATAAAAGTGACGCGTGTCATTCGTAAAAAATAA